A stretch of Bos taurus isolate L1 Dominette 01449 registration number 42190680 breed Hereford chromosome 5, ARS-UCD2.0, whole genome shotgun sequence DNA encodes these proteins:
- the C5H12orf75 gene encoding overexpressed in colon carcinoma 1 protein homolog isoform X2: MIVEALYVDLKFPDNSGATLLVNQPTSANVRRLNIWKFMVHVLLKPGLEKFEHYYAEYIISNAGLDEAHAGIKIAERNINNLRYADDTILRAESEEELKSLLMKVKEEREKAGLKQRSKNNDHGIQSHHFMANRWGNNGNSDRLYFWGLQNHCRW; this comes from the exons ATGATTGTGGAAGCTTTGTATGTGGATCTGAAATTTCCTGATAACAGTGGAGCCACACTGCTGGTGAATCAGCCAACATCAGCCAATGTTAGACG cttgaacatctggaagttcatggttcacgtactgctgaagcctggcttggagaaatttgagcattactatgcagagtacatcatatcaaatgctgggctggatgaagcacacgctggaatcaagattgctgagagaaatatcaataacctcagatatgcagatgataccatccttagggcagaaagcgaagaggaactaaagagcctcttgatgaaggtgaaagaagagagagaaaaagctggcttaaaacagcgttcaaaaaacaatgatcatggcatccagtcccatcacttcatggcaaatagatggggaaacaatggaaacagtgacagactttatttttgggggctccaaaatcactgcagatggtga